One part of the Nymphaea colorata isolate Beijing-Zhang1983 chromosome 8, ASM883128v2, whole genome shotgun sequence genome encodes these proteins:
- the LOC116259560 gene encoding cytochrome P450 724B1-like, which yields MAELILSFFLSVLFIVVLSLCLRHFFPLTTTKRPAPPGSFGWPLLGETFSLLRPHASNELGQFLSGHCSRYGKVFKSHLFGSPTVVSCDHELNTFILQNEEKLFECSYPNSIHGVLGESSMLVVVGEKHKRLRSLALALVFAAKSKPEFLIDIERTAILVMESWKDKDEVVFSAEAKKFTFDVIVKQILSLTPDDPRTTRILESFLTFMKGLVSFPLYIPGTPYARAVQARCEIHTIVKAVLEERSNAGEPSRNMGDFLDVLISNTTLSVDEKVSLVVDLLLGGHETTSLLISMMVYFLGHSPSVLKQLREEHIKIRRRKQKREFLNWEDYNAMECTQQVINEALRCGNVVKFLHRRAIKDVKFKDYFIPAGWKVLPVFSAVHLDPSLHLNAHQFHPWRWKGHTSSKKFTPFGGGPRFCPGSDLAKVETAFFLHHFLLNFSWTAHDAEEPTAYPYVEFRRGLTIHLQRLPASS from the exons ATGGCTGAACTcatcctttcatttttcctGTCTGTGTTGTTTATAGTTGTTCTGAGCCTTTGTTTGCGTCATTTCTTCCCATTGACCACAACAAAGCGGCCTGCACCTCCTGGGAGCTTCGGCTGGCCTTTACTTGGTGAAACTTTCAGTCTTCTGCGACCTCATGCATCAAACGAACTTGGGCAGTTCTTGTCTGGCCACTGCTCTAG GTATGGGAAAGTGTTCAAGTCTCATCTGTTTGGCTCGCCAACTGTAGTCTCCTGTGATCATGAGTTGAATACCTTCATCCTTCAAAATGAAGAGAAGCTCTTTGAGTGCAGCTATCCCAACTCTATCCATGGTGTACTGGGGGAGTCCTCCATGCTGGTTGTGGTTGGAGAGAAGCACAAGAGGCTGAGAAGCCTTGCTCTCGCACTCGTATTTGCAGCAAAATCAAAGCCTGAGTTTCTCATCGACATTGAGAGAACTGCGATCTTGGTCATGGAGTCTTGGAAAGACAAGGATGAAGTTGTCTTTTCTGCTGAGGCGAAGAAG TTCACATTTGATGTGATAGTCAAACAGATTCTCAGTTTGACGCCGGATGACCccagaacaacaagaatattgGAAAGTTTCCTTACTTTCATGAAGGGGTTGGTCTCCTTTCCTCTCTATATTCCTGGAACACCATATGCTAGGGCAGTGCAG GCCAGATGTGAGATACACACCATCGTGAAAGCTGTTCTTGAAGAAAGGAGCAATGCTGGAGAACCGTCTAGAAACATGGGGGACTTTCTTGATGTACTTATTTCAAACACCACCTTATCTGTGGATGAGAAAGTGAGCCTTGTGGTAGACCTTTTGTTAGGTGGCCACGAGACCACCTCCTTGTTGATCTCTATGATGGTCTACTTTCTTGGTCACTCACCATCTGTCCTCAAGCAACTAAGG GAAGAACATATAAAAATTCGTAGAAGAAAACAGAAGCGAGAGTTTTTAAATTGGGAGGATTATAATGCTATGGAATGCACGCAACAG GTGATCAATGAGGCTCTGAGATGTGGGAATGTGGTGAAGTTTCTGCACAGGAGGGCCATTAAGGACGTCAAATTCAAAG ATTACTTTATTCCTGCCGGATGGAAGGTGCTCCCCGTTTTCAGTGCTGTACATCTTGATCCATCTCTTCATCTAAACGCACATCAATTTCATCCATGGAGATGGAAG GGCCATACATCAAGTAAGAAGTTTACACCCTTCGGAGGAGGACCTAGGTTTTGTCCGGGCTCTGATCTGGCAAAAGTGGAGACTGCCTTCTTCCTCCACCATTTTCTACTAAATTTCAG CTGGACGGCACATGATGCAGAGGAGCCGACGGCCTACCCCTACGTAGAGTTCCGGCGAGGCCTCACCATTCATCTGCAGAGACTTCCAGCTTCCTCCTAG
- the LOC116259193 gene encoding uncharacterized protein LOC116259193 — translation MDIGLQSASGVSLLEKKEGKKKIPAFPNTSPRSSLSRLCQKNILIVLHTPKSCYPSEGEEERNRATMCCYPGKICRLCICLVILAIIIGFVFGFGIFAHGFQKIKQCINHGCSSKMQIYSPIVPPQGYFRFPGAPVYYP, via the coding sequence ATGGACATTGGTTTGCAGTCTGCATCCGGAGTTTCCCTGTTGGAGAAaaaggaggggaaaaaaaaaatccccgcATTCCCCAACACAAGTCCGAGATCCAGCCTCTCCCGTTTGTGTCAGAAGAACATCCTCATTGTGCTTCACACCCCAAAATCCTGCTACCCATCtgaaggtgaagaagaaagaaacagagccACCATGTGCTGCTACCCAGGGAAGATCTGCAGGCTATGCATCTGCTTGGTCATTCTGGCCATTATCATAGGGTTCGTGTTTGGGTTTGGGATTTTTGCTCATGGTTTCCAGAAGATCAAGCAGTGCATCAACCATGGGTGCAGCAGCAAGATGCAGATATATTCCCCAATAGTGCCTCCTCAAGGCTACTTTCGTTTCCCTGGAGCCCCTGTTTACTATCCTTAG